A region of Brevinema andersonii DNA encodes the following proteins:
- the murD gene encoding UDP-N-acetylmuramoyl-L-alanine--D-glutamate ligase: protein MPYVLIAGFTKRTSFSLSKYLLKQGYTLIITDSVSDAEKKSLIKELGEPTKILDFLGNQTPDILKQFPIEIVFVSPGVPRSIPLLRAALAKNIPVLNDIEYFYRQFPKRQYIAVTGTDGKTTVAMWLYYTVSQQKKCVLAGNVGTPIFDFFDEKYDDYVFILELSSFQLESLSEFHAHAAVVINISEDHLDRYESLQDYALAKKNIFLNMTHADLALINDDDIFADLFQRDCSAQMIFFSKNHTQCPLNLEALNDFLGKKPLKVPGVHQRQNALIVLAFARFLGVSDVIIKQALISFPGVDHRLQFVASIDGISYYNDSKATSPQAVQIALTAFEQPVVLIAGGRSKNADFSALVGLVEEKTKYVALFGEMAQTLYEIWGIQNKSSIWGTLEEAFVAARNHAQIGDCIILSPGGSSFDLYQSYEERGNHFINLVHNQR, encoded by the coding sequence ATGCCTTATGTTCTGATTGCAGGGTTTACCAAACGGACTTCGTTTTCCCTATCCAAGTATCTGCTTAAGCAGGGGTATACTCTGATTATTACTGATTCGGTGTCGGATGCTGAAAAAAAATCTTTGATAAAAGAATTAGGTGAACCAACAAAAATACTTGATTTTTTAGGCAACCAAACACCTGATATTTTAAAGCAGTTTCCCATAGAAATAGTCTTTGTTAGTCCTGGCGTTCCTCGTTCTATTCCTCTGCTCCGTGCTGCACTTGCCAAAAATATTCCTGTTTTGAATGATATTGAATATTTTTATCGGCAATTTCCCAAGCGTCAATATATTGCCGTTACGGGGACCGATGGTAAAACAACTGTAGCAATGTGGCTTTATTATACCGTGTCGCAGCAAAAAAAATGTGTGTTGGCTGGAAATGTAGGAACACCTATTTTTGATTTTTTTGATGAAAAATATGATGATTATGTTTTTATTCTGGAACTATCCAGTTTTCAACTGGAGTCTTTATCAGAATTTCATGCGCATGCGGCTGTTGTTATTAATATTTCTGAAGACCATCTTGATCGATATGAGTCGCTTCAAGATTATGCACTTGCCAAAAAAAATATTTTCCTAAATATGACTCATGCGGATTTAGCGTTGATTAATGATGACGATATTTTTGCTGATTTATTTCAACGAGATTGTTCAGCACAAATGATTTTTTTTTCTAAGAATCATACTCAATGTCCTCTTAATCTTGAGGCATTGAATGATTTTTTAGGTAAAAAACCTCTAAAAGTTCCCGGGGTGCATCAGCGGCAAAATGCTTTAATTGTTTTGGCATTTGCGCGTTTTTTGGGAGTAAGTGATGTAATTATTAAACAAGCGTTGATTTCTTTTCCGGGTGTCGACCATCGCCTGCAGTTTGTAGCTTCTATTGATGGAATCAGCTATTATAACGACTCCAAAGCAACATCGCCTCAAGCTGTTCAAATTGCATTGACCGCATTTGAACAGCCTGTTGTTTTAATTGCCGGAGGACGTTCCAAAAATGCCGACTTTTCTGCGCTGGTCGGGCTTGTGGAAGAAAAAACTAAATATGTCGCATTGTTTGGGGAAATGGCTCAAACACTTTACGAAATATGGGGTATACAAAACAAATCTTCTATTTGGGGTACGCTTGAAGAAGCTTTTGTAGCAGCTCGAAATCATGCACAAATTGGCGATTGTATTATTCTTTCCCCTGGTGGTTCGTCTTTTGATCTTTACCAATCTTATGAAGAAAGAGGCAACCATTTTATAAATCTGGTACATAACCAAAGATAA